The following proteins are co-located in the Cetobacterium ceti genome:
- a CDS encoding helix-hairpin-helix domain-containing protein: protein MKYKFIIEGSQGDLYNVIFNIHEKTLDSSCSCIAGKNGNFCKHRYQILNGNISNFKSDNYEELEKFYNQLYFVENGLEEYFLYKNNKRKKGLIKREKDRLEYLIAPEGFNIKGLGKVNLKKLIENGAIKTSLDIFKLKEYKDAVLNSKKICESTFERILLAIEESKNIEYANFIYSLGIPYIGEYLSNILSKENKDIREYFNYNFNDFINIDGVGEECAMALYDYFNNEDNRLYIEKLIEVGINIIYEKKKRKNQTLNGKKVAFTGKLKTLERREVKKITEELGGESTDAINENLHILVVGEKAGSKLQKAQKISTIEILTEEEFINKYY from the coding sequence ATGAAATATAAATTTATAATTGAAGGAAGTCAAGGAGATTTATATAACGTTATATTTAATATACATGAAAAAACATTAGATTCTTCATGTAGTTGTATTGCTGGAAAGAATGGAAATTTTTGTAAACATAGGTATCAGATTTTAAATGGAAATATTTCAAATTTTAAAAGTGATAATTATGAAGAATTAGAAAAATTTTATAATCAACTTTATTTTGTAGAAAATGGATTAGAGGAATATTTTTTATATAAAAACAATAAAAGAAAAAAAGGATTAATTAAACGAGAAAAAGATAGACTTGAGTATCTTATAGCACCAGAAGGATTTAATATAAAGGGACTTGGTAAAGTAAATTTAAAAAAATTAATTGAGAACGGAGCAATAAAAACATCACTTGATATTTTTAAACTAAAAGAATATAAAGATGCTGTTTTAAATAGTAAAAAAATATGTGAATCAACATTCGAAAGAATATTATTAGCAATAGAAGAAAGTAAAAACATAGAATATGCAAACTTTATTTATAGTTTAGGGATACCATATATAGGAGAATATTTATCAAATATATTAAGTAAAGAAAATAAAGATATTAGAGAATATTTTAATTATAATTTTAATGATTTTATAAACATAGATGGTGTTGGTGAAGAATGTGCAATGGCTTTATATGATTATTTTAATAATGAAGATAATAGACTTTATATAGAAAAACTTATAGAAGTTGGAATAAATATAATATATGAAAAAAAGAAAAGAAAAAATCAAACATTAAATGGAAAAAAAGTTGCATTTACAGGAAAGTTAAAAACTTTAGAAAGAAGAGAAGTAAAAAAGATAACTGAAGAATTAGGCGGAGAAAGTACAGATGCAATAAATGAAAATTTACATATATTAGTTGTTGGAGAAAAAGCTGGAAGTAAATTACAAAAAGCTCAAAAAATATCAACAATTGAAATTTTAACAGAGGAAGAATTTATAAATAAATACTATTAA
- a CDS encoding DUF4236 domain-containing protein, with product MGFRFQKSIKLGGGVRLNISKSGLGASIGTKGLRVGTGPRGTRITTNIPGTGIGYTKTFGNKRNRKNIDFEYKEEIQPDIFTIFAILIIIIAIVLRLVFSNLIFNIYLVISMTVLSILLYEIKTSTIEVNKEFEVNNLKSSIYIALILMGIVSYFSSQSSLGIFCIISILRINIIFYRKKFIKNKSIEKKETVEFDNSKKLETKEIDIRGEILKIIRDFGLEGILQKDLCSILLKQNIEISKNKLYSEVNELESMGDIKKIKEGRSYRLKIVN from the coding sequence ATGGGATTTAGATTTCAAAAAAGTATTAAATTAGGTGGGGGAGTAAGATTAAATATTAGTAAATCTGGATTGGGAGCGAGTATAGGAACAAAAGGATTACGAGTTGGAACAGGACCGAGGGGGACAAGAATAACTACAAATATACCAGGAACAGGAATAGGTTATACCAAAACATTTGGAAATAAAAGAAATAGAAAAAATATAGACTTTGAATATAAAGAAGAAATTCAACCAGATATTTTTACTATATTTGCTATTTTGATTATAATTATAGCAATAGTATTAAGATTAGTTTTTTCAAATTTAATTTTTAATATCTATCTAGTAATATCTATGACAGTTTTGAGTATTTTGTTATATGAAATAAAAACTTCTACGATAGAAGTAAATAAAGAATTTGAAGTAAATAATTTAAAGTCAAGTATATATATTGCTTTAATTTTAATGGGGATAGTATCGTATTTTTCTTCTCAATCTTCTTTGGGAATTTTCTGTATAATAAGTATATTACGTATTAATATAATTTTTTATAGAAAAAAATTTATTAAAAATAAATCAATAGAAAAAAAAGAAACTGTTGAATTTGATAATTCAAAAAAATTAGAAACAAAAGAAATAGATATACGTGGTGAGATATTAAAAATAATTAGAGATTTTGGATTAGAGGGTATTCTACAAAAAGATTTATGTAGTATTTTATTAAAACAAAATATAGAAATATCAAAAAATAAACTTTATTCAGAAGTTAATGAACTTGAGTCAATGGGAGATATTAAGAAAATAAAAGAAGGTAGAAGCTATAGATTGAAAATAGTAAATTAA